The Athalia rosae chromosome 7, iyAthRosa1.1, whole genome shotgun sequence genome window below encodes:
- the LOC105689643 gene encoding activating transcription factor 7-interacting protein 1 isoform X2: protein MYMNTHIYIYIKVYIATFIRCQRTFELLYTGGNEISGCAPPPEYPGVPRVPPLVVVVVVVFPRLCRCGVLLYYTTYTRTRNPRKEISPGVGSYFASDLKKTELEKDREMSTKSDNKETLGENCVDGEMNSNTMWPGRMLRNHSSNFTRSPKRSLRGHSFCSRPGYNSVNSPYYSVRNNFGIRSSHRNQFSRTGFAKGKFFRSGTREPHRNILNARSLKAGPEWHLNSDAQIGVTVSNETLAEASLPATQTFLNDFDNDKAVLLHSTNTNSENPSNNGFDKKTFGINNDLSKESNYPNFHDRPTPVEVEMKRLNSDLSEWRCSRNLSHSYDTRFCSDDWFEAPHVNDSKPVQSTEDLPTVAEKDPNSSKRDMCISPVRDGEFSKIIENFKEDKENVINKAAILSETDLSSIKPSNDIKKSELVSESNNSKLDSDAKENVPRDIQEAVKDNNDSRKSDEVANALDKLQNLHSRVTSKVDDLEESQNSDLQSKNLVGLEKEEVKRSSSPDKNEVGEHADEYISTKKTVNENTDDNDTLADEEKENLSLDSEQINSVENPNPLQIRGDKRKRKTVSSEASCETSDSFKQIPSKKNLAEPEQNEQLQSETGKKRVLIGEESINDKLTYKRIKISPDPCQSTSIEQLGTSTISSSPNEEMKPVSSEKCQENSTNRQSLNYVRKFFQRDIKGKLTKLTREELEELLIQKVVETITMRTESGKLREQARISERNLEATRVRCQQLAKQIKDFDMVLSRNAVDRKANNDKPVPPIKINRSVGLQVNFQTENGIQNLRGLAASNAMKLNVSSPTTVNGTNVTTGSQKRASTTAAPRRGIKVRSPRRASLPKNSSSPVCAQTSPAKLTSLVMSKQNDILQSGATPNKINEQILPNLNVAQSTTPKNKNVFVTGKVSTQGNRPTGISNNKPESSDLIDLTEEEDRNRSTASGMFSTLPMVASVSSTVRPKSLQNRFQRVVQTTIPGNVAITTQPNIRVVQSISQPTPTALVNNINATRLAYVMQGSPGSGRPVLIAPTSNQIRPATSTTRGQFPGVAYKAGISTLANGAVRVLTTAAAAGVTNTHPPPAPLPEAPRYKVINGMKLPPPPPSLKISKVPQGIVLSWNMAQSDTYAEIASYQLYAYQETPGTPPSSGLWKKVGDVRALPLPMACTLKEFTPGNNYHFAVRAVDKHSRYGQYSIPRKISL from the exons GCACGCGCAATCCTAGAAAGGAGATATCACCTGGTGTTGGATCATATTTCGCaagtgatttgaaaaaaactgaacttgAAAAGGATAGAGAAATGTCTACAAAATCTGATAATAAAGAAACTTTAGGAGAAAACTGTGTCGATGGTGAAATGAACTCGAACACCATGTGGCCAGGAAGGATGCTTAGAAACCATTCATCTAACTTCACTCGATCTCCTAAAAGGTCTCTACGTGGCCATTCCTTTTGTTCTAGGCCCGGCTATAATTCCGTCAATTCACCTTATTACAGTGTTCGAAATAACTTTGGAATTCGATCGAGTCACCGCAATCAATTTAGTCGCACTGGCTTTGCTAAAGGAAAGTTTTTTCGCAGTGGTACCAGGGAGCCTCACAGAAACATACTCAATGCACGATCCTTGAAAGCTGGGCCTGAATGGCACTTAAATTCAGATGCACAAATTGGTGTTACAGTTTCAAACGAGACCCTGGCTGAGGCCTCTCTCCCTGCCACACAGACATTTTTAAACGACTTTGATAACGACAAAGCGGTGCTACTTCACTCCACTAACACAAATTCGGAAAACCCCTCGAATAAtggttttgataaaaaaacatttggCATTAATAACGACTTATCTAAGGAATCCAATTACCCTAATTTTCATGATAGACCGACTCCAGTTGAAGTAGAAATGAAACGGTTGAACTCTGATCTGAGTGAATGGAGGTGCTCTAGAAACCTATCCCACAGTTATGATACTCGATTTTGCTCTGATGACTGGTTTGAAGCACCACATGTAAATGATTCCAAGCCAGTACAGTCGACTGAGGACCTTCCAACAGTAGCAGAAAAGGATCCAAATTCCTCTAAAAGGGACATGTGCATTTCACCTGTTAGAGAtggcgaattttcgaaaattatagaGAACTTTAAAGAGGATAAAGAAAATGTTATTAATAAAGCTGCAATCTTGTCGGAGACTGACCTAAGCTCCATCAAACCAtcaaatgatataaaaaaatcagaactTGTTAGTGAATCAAATAACAGCAAACTAGATAGTGATGCCAAAGAAAATGTGCCACGTGATATTCAAGAGGCAGTCAAAGACAACAATGATTCAAGAAAATCAGATGAAGTTGCCAATGCATTGGATAAATTGCAAAATCTTCACTCTAGAGTAACTTCAAAAGTAGATGACTTGGAGGAATCTCAAAATTCAGACCTCCAATCTAAAAACTTAGTTGGACTTGAGAAGGAAGAAGTGAAAAGGTCTAGCTCAcctgataaaaatgaagtagGTGAGCATGCTGATGAATATATTTCCACAAAGAAAACAGTTAATGAGAACACTGATGATAATGATACTTTGgccgatgaagaaaaagagaacctTAGTTTAGATAGTGAACAAATTAATAGTGTGGAAAATCCAAATCCTCTACAAATTAGAGGGgacaagagaaagagaaaaactgtTTCTAGCGAAGCTAGCTGTGAAACAAGTGATAGTTTTAAACAAATCCcatcaaaaaaaaacctagCTGAACCTGAGCAAAATGAACAATTGCAAAGTGAGACTGGTAAGAAGCGTGTGTTGATTGGTGAGGAGTCTATTAATGATAAATTAACCTATaagaggataaaaatttctcctgACCCATGTCAAAGCACTTCCATTGAACAACTTGGAACTAGTACTATCTCTTCTTCTCCCAATGAGGAGATGAAACCAGTATCTTCTGAAAAGTGTCAAGAAAACTCAACCAATCGTCAATCCCTTAATTATGTgcgcaaatttttccaaagggATATCAAAGGCAAACTAACAAAATTGACACGTGAG GAATTGGAGGAACTTCTAATACAGAAGGTTGTAGAAACAATAACAATGCGTACCGAAAGTGGCAAGTTACGTGAACAAGCAAGAATATCTGAACGCAATTTAGAAGCTACTCGGGTTCGTTGCCAGCAACTCGCGAAGCAAATAAAAGATTTTGACATGGTCTTGTCCCGCAATGCTGTTGATCGAAAAGCGAACAATGATAAACCTGTGCCTCccataaaaattaatagatCTGTTGGATTACaggtcaattttcaaacg GAAAATGGTATTCAGAACTTACGGGGGCTAGCAGCTAGTAACGCTATGAAGCTAAATGTTTCAAGCCCCACCACTGTCAATGGTACCAATGTGACCACGGGGTCTCAAAAGCGTGCCTCCACAACTGCAGCTCCACGACGAGGAATAAAAGTTCGTTCACCTCGGAGAGCAAGCCTGCCCAAAAATTCCTCATCACCAGTCTGTGCCCAGACTTCTCCAGCTAAGCTCACATCTCTGGTTATGTCTAAACAAAATGATATCCTACAGAGTGGGGCTACTCCCaacaaaattaacgaacaaatCTTACCAAATCTGAATGTCGCTCAATCTACTACTCCCAAA AACAAAAATGTTTTCGTTACTGGAAAAGTCTCAACCCAAGGAAACCGGCCAACGGGCATTTCAAATAATAAGCCCGAATCTAGTGATTTAATTGATCTTACGGAAGAAGAGGATAGAAATAGAT caACTGCAAGTGGTATGTTTAGTACATTGCCAATGGTTGCATCCGTCTCATCTACAGTTCGACCCAAGTCTTTACAAAATAGGTTTCAACGAGTGGTACAAACAACAATACCTGGAAATGTTGCAATCACTACCCAACCCAATATAAGGGTGGTGCAGTCTATCAGTCAGCCAACTCCTACCGCTCTGGTT AATAATATCAATGCCACAAGGTTGGCATATGTCATGCAGGGTAGCCCAGGATCTGGAAGACCAGTACTCATAGCACCAACTTCAAACCAAATACGACCCGCAACATCCACTACTCGAGGTCAATTTCCTGGTGTTGCTTACAAGGCTG GAATCTCAACTTTGGCGAATGGTGCAGTTCGAGTATTAACTACAGCAGCTGCGGCGGGAGTTACAAATACACAT CCACCCCCAGCGCCATTGCCAGAAGCGCCGCGTTATAAAGTAATAAATGGGATGAAGCTACCACCCCCGCCACCCTCGCTTAAAATATCAAAAGTCCCACAAG GTATAGTTTTGTCTTGGAATATGGCCCAATCGGACACCTATGCAGAGATTGCGAGTTATCAGCTCTACGCTTACCAAGAGACACCAGGGACACCGCCGAGTTCTGGATTGTGGAAGAAAGTTGGAGACGTACGAGCCCTGCCACTGCCAATGGCGTGTACTCTCAAAGAGTTCACACCAGGAAATAATTATCACTTTGCTGTCAGAGCCGTGGATAAACATTCCAGATATGGTCAATACAGCATCccacgaaaaatttctttataG
- the LOC105689643 gene encoding activating transcription factor 7-interacting protein 1 isoform X4, producing the protein MISPNFPVIMDSTASTTSSYIDKQGDPQSDRIPSNEENSTYGLTENKRLEDLNPDLEDDDNFSDDSLRLRLSDDEGESEQAGTMDTPVTSCVSSEQTTSRNIEMGTRNPRKEISPGVGSYFASDLKKTELEKDREMSTKSDNKETLGENCVDGEMNSNTMWPGRMLRNHSSNFTRSPKSGTREPHRNILNARSLKAGPEWHLNSDAQIGVTVSNETLAEASLPATQTFLNDFDNDKAVLLHSTNTNSENPSNNGFDKKTFGINNDLSKESNYPNFHDRPTPVEVEMKRLNSDLSEWRCSRNLSHSYDTRFCSDDWFEAPHVNDSKPVQSTEDLPTVAEKDPNSSKRDMCISPVRDGEFSKIIENFKEDKENVINKAAILSETDLSSIKPSNDIKKSELVSESNNSKLDSDAKENVPRDIQEAVKDNNDSRKSDEVANALDKLQNLHSRVTSKVDDLEESQNSDLQSKNLVGLEKEEVKRSSSPDKNEVGEHADEYISTKKTVNENTDDNDTLADEEKENLSLDSEQINSVENPNPLQIRGDKRKRKTVSSEASCETSDSFKQIPSKKNLAEPEQNEQLQSETGKKRVLIGEESINDKLTYKRIKISPDPCQSTSIEQLGTSTISSSPNEEMKPVSSEKCQENSTNRQSLNYVRKFFQRDIKGKLTKLTREELEELLIQKVVETITMRTESGKLREQARISERNLEATRVRCQQLAKQIKDFDMVLSRNAVDRKANNDKPVPPIKINRSVGLQVNFQTENGIQNLRGLAASNAMKLNVSSPTTVNGTNVTTGSQKRASTTAAPRRGIKVRSPRRASLPKNSSSPVCAQTSPAKLTSLVMSKQNDILQSGATPNKINEQILPNLNVAQSTTPKNKNVFVTGKVSTQGNRPTGISNNKPESSDLIDLTEEEDRNRSTASGMFSTLPMVASVSSTVRPKSLQNRFQRVVQTTIPGNVAITTQPNIRVVQSISQPTPTALVNNINATRLAYVMQGSPGSGRPVLIAPTSNQIRPATSTTRGQFPGVAYKAGISTLANGAVRVLTTAAAAGVTNTHPPPAPLPEAPRYKVINGMKLPPPPPSLKISKVPQGIVLSWNMAQSDTYAEIASYQLYAYQETPGTPPSSGLWKKVGDVRALPLPMACTLKEFTPGNNYHFAVRAVDKHSRYGQYSIPRKISL; encoded by the exons ATGATATCACCAAACTTTCCCGTTATTATGGACTCTACTGCCAGTACCACATCGTCTTATATTGATAAACAAGGAGATCCGCAATCAGACCGGATTCCTAGCAATGAGGAAAATAGTACATATGGGCTAACTGAAAACAAACGATTGGAAGATCTAAATCCAGACCTGGaagatgatgataatttttccgaCGACAGTTTGCGACTCAGGCTCTCCGATGATGAAGGTGAATCAGAGCAAGCTGGTACAATGGACACACCGGTAACTTCATGCGTTAGCTCTGAACAAACTACTTCTCGGAATATAGAAATGG GCACGCGCAATCCTAGAAAGGAGATATCACCTGGTGTTGGATCATATTTCGCaagtgatttgaaaaaaactgaacttgAAAAGGATAGAGAAATGTCTACAAAATCTGATAATAAAGAAACTTTAGGAGAAAACTGTGTCGATGGTGAAATGAACTCGAACACCATGTGGCCAGGAAGGATGCTTAGAAACCATTCATCTAACTTCACTCGATCTCCTAAAAG TGGTACCAGGGAGCCTCACAGAAACATACTCAATGCACGATCCTTGAAAGCTGGGCCTGAATGGCACTTAAATTCAGATGCACAAATTGGTGTTACAGTTTCAAACGAGACCCTGGCTGAGGCCTCTCTCCCTGCCACACAGACATTTTTAAACGACTTTGATAACGACAAAGCGGTGCTACTTCACTCCACTAACACAAATTCGGAAAACCCCTCGAATAAtggttttgataaaaaaacatttggCATTAATAACGACTTATCTAAGGAATCCAATTACCCTAATTTTCATGATAGACCGACTCCAGTTGAAGTAGAAATGAAACGGTTGAACTCTGATCTGAGTGAATGGAGGTGCTCTAGAAACCTATCCCACAGTTATGATACTCGATTTTGCTCTGATGACTGGTTTGAAGCACCACATGTAAATGATTCCAAGCCAGTACAGTCGACTGAGGACCTTCCAACAGTAGCAGAAAAGGATCCAAATTCCTCTAAAAGGGACATGTGCATTTCACCTGTTAGAGAtggcgaattttcgaaaattatagaGAACTTTAAAGAGGATAAAGAAAATGTTATTAATAAAGCTGCAATCTTGTCGGAGACTGACCTAAGCTCCATCAAACCAtcaaatgatataaaaaaatcagaactTGTTAGTGAATCAAATAACAGCAAACTAGATAGTGATGCCAAAGAAAATGTGCCACGTGATATTCAAGAGGCAGTCAAAGACAACAATGATTCAAGAAAATCAGATGAAGTTGCCAATGCATTGGATAAATTGCAAAATCTTCACTCTAGAGTAACTTCAAAAGTAGATGACTTGGAGGAATCTCAAAATTCAGACCTCCAATCTAAAAACTTAGTTGGACTTGAGAAGGAAGAAGTGAAAAGGTCTAGCTCAcctgataaaaatgaagtagGTGAGCATGCTGATGAATATATTTCCACAAAGAAAACAGTTAATGAGAACACTGATGATAATGATACTTTGgccgatgaagaaaaagagaacctTAGTTTAGATAGTGAACAAATTAATAGTGTGGAAAATCCAAATCCTCTACAAATTAGAGGGgacaagagaaagagaaaaactgtTTCTAGCGAAGCTAGCTGTGAAACAAGTGATAGTTTTAAACAAATCCcatcaaaaaaaaacctagCTGAACCTGAGCAAAATGAACAATTGCAAAGTGAGACTGGTAAGAAGCGTGTGTTGATTGGTGAGGAGTCTATTAATGATAAATTAACCTATaagaggataaaaatttctcctgACCCATGTCAAAGCACTTCCATTGAACAACTTGGAACTAGTACTATCTCTTCTTCTCCCAATGAGGAGATGAAACCAGTATCTTCTGAAAAGTGTCAAGAAAACTCAACCAATCGTCAATCCCTTAATTATGTgcgcaaatttttccaaagggATATCAAAGGCAAACTAACAAAATTGACACGTGAG GAATTGGAGGAACTTCTAATACAGAAGGTTGTAGAAACAATAACAATGCGTACCGAAAGTGGCAAGTTACGTGAACAAGCAAGAATATCTGAACGCAATTTAGAAGCTACTCGGGTTCGTTGCCAGCAACTCGCGAAGCAAATAAAAGATTTTGACATGGTCTTGTCCCGCAATGCTGTTGATCGAAAAGCGAACAATGATAAACCTGTGCCTCccataaaaattaatagatCTGTTGGATTACaggtcaattttcaaacg GAAAATGGTATTCAGAACTTACGGGGGCTAGCAGCTAGTAACGCTATGAAGCTAAATGTTTCAAGCCCCACCACTGTCAATGGTACCAATGTGACCACGGGGTCTCAAAAGCGTGCCTCCACAACTGCAGCTCCACGACGAGGAATAAAAGTTCGTTCACCTCGGAGAGCAAGCCTGCCCAAAAATTCCTCATCACCAGTCTGTGCCCAGACTTCTCCAGCTAAGCTCACATCTCTGGTTATGTCTAAACAAAATGATATCCTACAGAGTGGGGCTACTCCCaacaaaattaacgaacaaatCTTACCAAATCTGAATGTCGCTCAATCTACTACTCCCAAA AACAAAAATGTTTTCGTTACTGGAAAAGTCTCAACCCAAGGAAACCGGCCAACGGGCATTTCAAATAATAAGCCCGAATCTAGTGATTTAATTGATCTTACGGAAGAAGAGGATAGAAATAGAT caACTGCAAGTGGTATGTTTAGTACATTGCCAATGGTTGCATCCGTCTCATCTACAGTTCGACCCAAGTCTTTACAAAATAGGTTTCAACGAGTGGTACAAACAACAATACCTGGAAATGTTGCAATCACTACCCAACCCAATATAAGGGTGGTGCAGTCTATCAGTCAGCCAACTCCTACCGCTCTGGTT AATAATATCAATGCCACAAGGTTGGCATATGTCATGCAGGGTAGCCCAGGATCTGGAAGACCAGTACTCATAGCACCAACTTCAAACCAAATACGACCCGCAACATCCACTACTCGAGGTCAATTTCCTGGTGTTGCTTACAAGGCTG GAATCTCAACTTTGGCGAATGGTGCAGTTCGAGTATTAACTACAGCAGCTGCGGCGGGAGTTACAAATACACAT CCACCCCCAGCGCCATTGCCAGAAGCGCCGCGTTATAAAGTAATAAATGGGATGAAGCTACCACCCCCGCCACCCTCGCTTAAAATATCAAAAGTCCCACAAG GTATAGTTTTGTCTTGGAATATGGCCCAATCGGACACCTATGCAGAGATTGCGAGTTATCAGCTCTACGCTTACCAAGAGACACCAGGGACACCGCCGAGTTCTGGATTGTGGAAGAAAGTTGGAGACGTACGAGCCCTGCCACTGCCAATGGCGTGTACTCTCAAAGAGTTCACACCAGGAAATAATTATCACTTTGCTGTCAGAGCCGTGGATAAACATTCCAGATATGGTCAATACAGCATCccacgaaaaatttctttataG
- the LOC105689643 gene encoding activating transcription factor 7-interacting protein 1 isoform X1 → MISPNFPVIMDSTASTTSSYIDKQGDPQSDRIPSNEENSTYGLTENKRLEDLNPDLEDDDNFSDDSLRLRLSDDEGESEQAGTMDTPVTSCVSSEQTTSRNIEMGTRNPRKEISPGVGSYFASDLKKTELEKDREMSTKSDNKETLGENCVDGEMNSNTMWPGRMLRNHSSNFTRSPKRSLRGHSFCSRPGYNSVNSPYYSVRNNFGIRSSHRNQFSRTGFAKGKFFRSGTREPHRNILNARSLKAGPEWHLNSDAQIGVTVSNETLAEASLPATQTFLNDFDNDKAVLLHSTNTNSENPSNNGFDKKTFGINNDLSKESNYPNFHDRPTPVEVEMKRLNSDLSEWRCSRNLSHSYDTRFCSDDWFEAPHVNDSKPVQSTEDLPTVAEKDPNSSKRDMCISPVRDGEFSKIIENFKEDKENVINKAAILSETDLSSIKPSNDIKKSELVSESNNSKLDSDAKENVPRDIQEAVKDNNDSRKSDEVANALDKLQNLHSRVTSKVDDLEESQNSDLQSKNLVGLEKEEVKRSSSPDKNEVGEHADEYISTKKTVNENTDDNDTLADEEKENLSLDSEQINSVENPNPLQIRGDKRKRKTVSSEASCETSDSFKQIPSKKNLAEPEQNEQLQSETGKKRVLIGEESINDKLTYKRIKISPDPCQSTSIEQLGTSTISSSPNEEMKPVSSEKCQENSTNRQSLNYVRKFFQRDIKGKLTKLTREELEELLIQKVVETITMRTESGKLREQARISERNLEATRVRCQQLAKQIKDFDMVLSRNAVDRKANNDKPVPPIKINRSVGLQVNFQTENGIQNLRGLAASNAMKLNVSSPTTVNGTNVTTGSQKRASTTAAPRRGIKVRSPRRASLPKNSSSPVCAQTSPAKLTSLVMSKQNDILQSGATPNKINEQILPNLNVAQSTTPKNKNVFVTGKVSTQGNRPTGISNNKPESSDLIDLTEEEDRNRSTASGMFSTLPMVASVSSTVRPKSLQNRFQRVVQTTIPGNVAITTQPNIRVVQSISQPTPTALVNNINATRLAYVMQGSPGSGRPVLIAPTSNQIRPATSTTRGQFPGVAYKAGISTLANGAVRVLTTAAAAGVTNTHPPPAPLPEAPRYKVINGMKLPPPPPSLKISKVPQGIVLSWNMAQSDTYAEIASYQLYAYQETPGTPPSSGLWKKVGDVRALPLPMACTLKEFTPGNNYHFAVRAVDKHSRYGQYSIPRKISL, encoded by the exons ATGATATCACCAAACTTTCCCGTTATTATGGACTCTACTGCCAGTACCACATCGTCTTATATTGATAAACAAGGAGATCCGCAATCAGACCGGATTCCTAGCAATGAGGAAAATAGTACATATGGGCTAACTGAAAACAAACGATTGGAAGATCTAAATCCAGACCTGGaagatgatgataatttttccgaCGACAGTTTGCGACTCAGGCTCTCCGATGATGAAGGTGAATCAGAGCAAGCTGGTACAATGGACACACCGGTAACTTCATGCGTTAGCTCTGAACAAACTACTTCTCGGAATATAGAAATGG GCACGCGCAATCCTAGAAAGGAGATATCACCTGGTGTTGGATCATATTTCGCaagtgatttgaaaaaaactgaacttgAAAAGGATAGAGAAATGTCTACAAAATCTGATAATAAAGAAACTTTAGGAGAAAACTGTGTCGATGGTGAAATGAACTCGAACACCATGTGGCCAGGAAGGATGCTTAGAAACCATTCATCTAACTTCACTCGATCTCCTAAAAGGTCTCTACGTGGCCATTCCTTTTGTTCTAGGCCCGGCTATAATTCCGTCAATTCACCTTATTACAGTGTTCGAAATAACTTTGGAATTCGATCGAGTCACCGCAATCAATTTAGTCGCACTGGCTTTGCTAAAGGAAAGTTTTTTCGCAGTGGTACCAGGGAGCCTCACAGAAACATACTCAATGCACGATCCTTGAAAGCTGGGCCTGAATGGCACTTAAATTCAGATGCACAAATTGGTGTTACAGTTTCAAACGAGACCCTGGCTGAGGCCTCTCTCCCTGCCACACAGACATTTTTAAACGACTTTGATAACGACAAAGCGGTGCTACTTCACTCCACTAACACAAATTCGGAAAACCCCTCGAATAAtggttttgataaaaaaacatttggCATTAATAACGACTTATCTAAGGAATCCAATTACCCTAATTTTCATGATAGACCGACTCCAGTTGAAGTAGAAATGAAACGGTTGAACTCTGATCTGAGTGAATGGAGGTGCTCTAGAAACCTATCCCACAGTTATGATACTCGATTTTGCTCTGATGACTGGTTTGAAGCACCACATGTAAATGATTCCAAGCCAGTACAGTCGACTGAGGACCTTCCAACAGTAGCAGAAAAGGATCCAAATTCCTCTAAAAGGGACATGTGCATTTCACCTGTTAGAGAtggcgaattttcgaaaattatagaGAACTTTAAAGAGGATAAAGAAAATGTTATTAATAAAGCTGCAATCTTGTCGGAGACTGACCTAAGCTCCATCAAACCAtcaaatgatataaaaaaatcagaactTGTTAGTGAATCAAATAACAGCAAACTAGATAGTGATGCCAAAGAAAATGTGCCACGTGATATTCAAGAGGCAGTCAAAGACAACAATGATTCAAGAAAATCAGATGAAGTTGCCAATGCATTGGATAAATTGCAAAATCTTCACTCTAGAGTAACTTCAAAAGTAGATGACTTGGAGGAATCTCAAAATTCAGACCTCCAATCTAAAAACTTAGTTGGACTTGAGAAGGAAGAAGTGAAAAGGTCTAGCTCAcctgataaaaatgaagtagGTGAGCATGCTGATGAATATATTTCCACAAAGAAAACAGTTAATGAGAACACTGATGATAATGATACTTTGgccgatgaagaaaaagagaacctTAGTTTAGATAGTGAACAAATTAATAGTGTGGAAAATCCAAATCCTCTACAAATTAGAGGGgacaagagaaagagaaaaactgtTTCTAGCGAAGCTAGCTGTGAAACAAGTGATAGTTTTAAACAAATCCcatcaaaaaaaaacctagCTGAACCTGAGCAAAATGAACAATTGCAAAGTGAGACTGGTAAGAAGCGTGTGTTGATTGGTGAGGAGTCTATTAATGATAAATTAACCTATaagaggataaaaatttctcctgACCCATGTCAAAGCACTTCCATTGAACAACTTGGAACTAGTACTATCTCTTCTTCTCCCAATGAGGAGATGAAACCAGTATCTTCTGAAAAGTGTCAAGAAAACTCAACCAATCGTCAATCCCTTAATTATGTgcgcaaatttttccaaagggATATCAAAGGCAAACTAACAAAATTGACACGTGAG GAATTGGAGGAACTTCTAATACAGAAGGTTGTAGAAACAATAACAATGCGTACCGAAAGTGGCAAGTTACGTGAACAAGCAAGAATATCTGAACGCAATTTAGAAGCTACTCGGGTTCGTTGCCAGCAACTCGCGAAGCAAATAAAAGATTTTGACATGGTCTTGTCCCGCAATGCTGTTGATCGAAAAGCGAACAATGATAAACCTGTGCCTCccataaaaattaatagatCTGTTGGATTACaggtcaattttcaaacg GAAAATGGTATTCAGAACTTACGGGGGCTAGCAGCTAGTAACGCTATGAAGCTAAATGTTTCAAGCCCCACCACTGTCAATGGTACCAATGTGACCACGGGGTCTCAAAAGCGTGCCTCCACAACTGCAGCTCCACGACGAGGAATAAAAGTTCGTTCACCTCGGAGAGCAAGCCTGCCCAAAAATTCCTCATCACCAGTCTGTGCCCAGACTTCTCCAGCTAAGCTCACATCTCTGGTTATGTCTAAACAAAATGATATCCTACAGAGTGGGGCTACTCCCaacaaaattaacgaacaaatCTTACCAAATCTGAATGTCGCTCAATCTACTACTCCCAAA AACAAAAATGTTTTCGTTACTGGAAAAGTCTCAACCCAAGGAAACCGGCCAACGGGCATTTCAAATAATAAGCCCGAATCTAGTGATTTAATTGATCTTACGGAAGAAGAGGATAGAAATAGAT caACTGCAAGTGGTATGTTTAGTACATTGCCAATGGTTGCATCCGTCTCATCTACAGTTCGACCCAAGTCTTTACAAAATAGGTTTCAACGAGTGGTACAAACAACAATACCTGGAAATGTTGCAATCACTACCCAACCCAATATAAGGGTGGTGCAGTCTATCAGTCAGCCAACTCCTACCGCTCTGGTT AATAATATCAATGCCACAAGGTTGGCATATGTCATGCAGGGTAGCCCAGGATCTGGAAGACCAGTACTCATAGCACCAACTTCAAACCAAATACGACCCGCAACATCCACTACTCGAGGTCAATTTCCTGGTGTTGCTTACAAGGCTG GAATCTCAACTTTGGCGAATGGTGCAGTTCGAGTATTAACTACAGCAGCTGCGGCGGGAGTTACAAATACACAT CCACCCCCAGCGCCATTGCCAGAAGCGCCGCGTTATAAAGTAATAAATGGGATGAAGCTACCACCCCCGCCACCCTCGCTTAAAATATCAAAAGTCCCACAAG GTATAGTTTTGTCTTGGAATATGGCCCAATCGGACACCTATGCAGAGATTGCGAGTTATCAGCTCTACGCTTACCAAGAGACACCAGGGACACCGCCGAGTTCTGGATTGTGGAAGAAAGTTGGAGACGTACGAGCCCTGCCACTGCCAATGGCGTGTACTCTCAAAGAGTTCACACCAGGAAATAATTATCACTTTGCTGTCAGAGCCGTGGATAAACATTCCAGATATGGTCAATACAGCATCccacgaaaaatttctttataG